Below is a window of Flavobacterium sp. CFS9 DNA.
GAATAAATAAAATTTAAAAAAAATAATCCTTAAAAATTAGAAATCATGAACATCATCGGAAGAGTAACAAAAGACGCAGAGGTGCGCACCTTGTCAGGAAACAGACAGGTCGTGAATTTTTCAATAGCAACCAACGAGAGCTACAGAAGCAAGGAGGGCGAAAGAGTGGAACAGACCACCTACTTCGACTGCGCCTACTGGATTAGCCCTAAAGTGGCAGACATACTGACCAAAGGCACTCTTGTGGAACTCTCAGGCAGGGTAAGCGCAAGAGCATGG
It encodes the following:
- a CDS encoding single-stranded DNA-binding protein; its protein translation is MNIIGRVTKDAEVRTLSGNRQVVNFSIATNESYRSKEGERVEQTTYFDCAYWISPKVADILTKGTLVELSGRVSARAWKGSDGELHAGLNFNTSQIKLHGGVKKVQGEVTATQTQNSRPTVQEPEEDLPF